One segment of Panicum virgatum strain AP13 chromosome 1K, P.virgatum_v5, whole genome shotgun sequence DNA contains the following:
- the LOC120706844 gene encoding NADP-dependent D-sorbitol-6-phosphate dehydrogenase-like isoform X1: MAAKDVAPAVLLMSNGHSMMPAAAAGNGHRSRSSIMPPAVTLSSGHRMPAVGLGVWRMDKADVRGLIHAAIRQGYRHFDCAAKYQNEAEVGDALAEAFECGLVKREDLFITTKLWNSDHGHVIEACKDSLKKLKLDYLDLYLIHFPVASRHTEIGTVASVIGEDGVLDIDTTVSLEATWHAMEDLVNMGLVRSIGISNYGVFLTRDCLAYAKIKPAVNQIEMHPYFQRDSLVKFCQKHGICVTAHTPLGGSTANAKLFGSLSCLDDPVIKELAEKYGKTPAQLVLRWGLQKNAVVIPKTSKVERLQENLELFDFDISDEDMEEIKAIDKNQRSNQPAKFWGIDVYS, translated from the exons ATGGCGGCCAAGGACGTGGCGCCGGCGGTGCTGCTGATGAGCAACGGGCACAGCatgatgccggcggcggcggcgggcaacgGGCACCGCAGCAGGTCGTCGATAATGCCGCCGGCGGTGACGCTGAGCAGCGGGCACCGGATGCCGGCGGTGGGGCTGGGCGTGTGGCGGATGGACAAGGCGGACGTCCGGGGCCTCATCCACGCCGCCATCCGCCAGGGCTACCGCCACTTTGACTGCGCCG CAAAATACCAAAATGAAGCTGAAGTTGGTGATGCGCTTGCAGAGGCATTCGAATGTGGGCTTGTCAAGAGAGAGGACCTTTTCATCACAACCAAG CTGTGGAACTCAGATCATGGCCATGTGATTGAAGCCTGTAAGGATAGCTTGAAGAAGTTGAAGTTAGATTACCTCGATCTCTATCTTATTCACTTCCCAGTGGCTTCTAGGCACACTG AAATTGGCACAGTTGCTAGTGTTATTGGTGAAGATGGTGTGCTAGACATTGATACCACTGTCTCACTGGAGGCAACATGGCATGCAATGGAAGATCTTGTTAATATGGGACTGGTTCGCAGCATTGGAATCAG CAACTATGGAGTCTTCCTCACCAGAGACTGCTTGGCCTATGCCAAGATAAAGCCTGCTGTTAACCAAATTGAGATGCACCCCTACTTCCAGCGTGATTCTCTTGTCAAATTCTGCCAGAAGCATGGCATCTGTGTCACCGCCCACACCCCCTTGGGTGGCTCTACTGCCAATGCCAAGCTGTTCGGTTCACTCTCATGCCTTGACGACCCTGTCATCAAG GAGTTGGCCGAGAAGTACGGCAAGACGCCTGCACAGCTGGTCCTCCGGTGGGGCCTCCAGAAGAACGCGGTGGTGATCCCCAAGACCTCCAAGGTGGAGAGGCTGCAGGAGAACCTTGAGCTCTTTGACTTCGACATCTCGGACGAGGACATGGAGGAGATCAAGGCCATCGACAAGAACCAGCGCAGCAACCAGCCTGCCAAGTTCTGGGGCATCGACGTCTACTCTTAG
- the LOC120706844 gene encoding NADP-dependent D-sorbitol-6-phosphate dehydrogenase-like isoform X2 produces MAAKDVAPAVLLMSNGHSMMPAAAAGNGHRSRSSIMPPAVTLSSGHRMPAVGLGVWRMDKADVRGLIHAAIRQGYRHFDCAAKYQNEAEVGDALAEAFECGLVKREDLFITTKLWNSDHGHVIEACKDSLKKLKLDYLDLYLIHFPVASRHTEIGTVASVIGEDGVLDIDTTVSLEATWHAMEDLVNMGLVRSIGISNYGVFLTRDCLAYAKIKPAVNQIEMHPYFQRDSLVKFCQKHGICVTAHTPLGGSTANAKLFGSLSCLDDPVIKVVVIPNHH; encoded by the exons ATGGCGGCCAAGGACGTGGCGCCGGCGGTGCTGCTGATGAGCAACGGGCACAGCatgatgccggcggcggcggcgggcaacgGGCACCGCAGCAGGTCGTCGATAATGCCGCCGGCGGTGACGCTGAGCAGCGGGCACCGGATGCCGGCGGTGGGGCTGGGCGTGTGGCGGATGGACAAGGCGGACGTCCGGGGCCTCATCCACGCCGCCATCCGCCAGGGCTACCGCCACTTTGACTGCGCCG CAAAATACCAAAATGAAGCTGAAGTTGGTGATGCGCTTGCAGAGGCATTCGAATGTGGGCTTGTCAAGAGAGAGGACCTTTTCATCACAACCAAG CTGTGGAACTCAGATCATGGCCATGTGATTGAAGCCTGTAAGGATAGCTTGAAGAAGTTGAAGTTAGATTACCTCGATCTCTATCTTATTCACTTCCCAGTGGCTTCTAGGCACACTG AAATTGGCACAGTTGCTAGTGTTATTGGTGAAGATGGTGTGCTAGACATTGATACCACTGTCTCACTGGAGGCAACATGGCATGCAATGGAAGATCTTGTTAATATGGGACTGGTTCGCAGCATTGGAATCAG CAACTATGGAGTCTTCCTCACCAGAGACTGCTTGGCCTATGCCAAGATAAAGCCTGCTGTTAACCAAATTGAGATGCACCCCTACTTCCAGCGTGATTCTCTTGTCAAATTCTGCCAGAAGCATGGCATCTGTGTCACCGCCCACACCCCCTTGGGTGGCTCTACTGCCAATGCCAAGCTGTTCGGTTCACTCTCATGCCTTGACGACCCTGTCATCAAGGTGGTTGTTATCCCAAATCATCACTAG
- the LOC120706958 gene encoding NADP-dependent D-sorbitol-6-phosphate dehydrogenase-like, translating to MAAKGAAPAVALSSGHRMPAVGLGVWRMEKPAIRSLVHSALRIGYRHLDCAADYQNEAEVGEALAEAFQTGLVKREDLFITTKLWNSDHGHVIEACKDSLKKLQLDYLDLYLVHFPVATRHTGVGTTSSALGDDGVLDIDTTISLETTWHAMEELVSMGLVRSIGISNYDIFLTRDCLAYAKIKPAVNQIETHPYFQRDSLVKFCQKHGICVTAHTPLGGSTANTEWFGSVSCLDDPVIKSLAEKYGKTPAQLVLRWGLQRNTVVIPKTSKAERLKENFEVFDFEISGEDMEKMKAIDRKYRTNQPAKFWGIDLYA from the exons ATGGCGGCCaagggcgccgcgccggcggtggcgctgagCAGCGGCCACCGGATGCCCGCGGTGGGGCTGGGCGTCTGGCGGATGGAGAAGCCCGCCATCCGCAGCCTCGTCCACTCCGCGCTCCGCATCGGCTACCGCCACCTCGACTGCGCCG CTGACTACCAGAATGAAGCTGAAGTTGGTGAGGCACTTGCAGAGGCATTCCAAACTGGACTTGTCAAGAGGGAGGATCTGTTCATCACAACCAAG CTATGGAATTCAGATCACGGTCATGTGATTGAAGCCTGTAAGGATAGCTTGAAGAAGCTGCAGCTAGATTATCTTGATCTCTATCTTGTTCACTTCCCAGTAGCTACTAGACATACTG GAGTTGGTACAACTTCGAGTGCTCTTGGTGATGATGGTGTGCTTGACATTGATACCACTATCTCATTAGAAACAACATGGCATGCGATGGAAGAACTTGTTTCTATGGGACTGGTCCGCAGCATTGGGATCAG CAACTATGACATCTTCCTCACCAGAGACTGCTTGGCCTATGCTAAGATAAAGCCTGCAGTGAACCAAATTGAGACGCACCCCTACTTCCAGCGTGATTCGCTTGTCAAGTTCTGCCAGAAGCATGGGATCTGCGTTACAGCGCACACCCCCTTGGGTGGTTCCACTGCCAATACCGAGTGGTTCGGGTCAGTCTCATGCCTCGACGATCCTGTCATTAAG AGCTTGGCTGAGAAGTACGGCAAGACGCCTGCGCAGCTTGTCCTCCGCTGGGGCCTCCAAAGGAACACGGTGGTGATCCCCAAGACCTCCAAGGCTGAGAGGCTGAAGGAGAACTTTGAGGTCTTTGATTTCGAGATCTCGGGCGAGGACATGGAGAAGATGAAGGCCATCGACAGGAAGTACCGAACCAACCAGCCTGCCAAGTTCTGGGGCATCGATCTGTATGCTTAG